GGCCGATGGCCTTGCTGGCCTCCCAGATTTGCTGGCGCTTCAGCGGGTTCCGCTCCTTACGCAGCAGCTCGTCGAGGTCGTTTGTCGTCACCGACTTGCCGGCGTACTTGTAGTCGAAACCGTAGAGCTTTTCGGTTTGGGCGGTTTCGGCCTTGATGCGGCGCTTCACCACGTCGGCAATGGTCTGGGGCGAGTTGGCGGCGTTGTAGAGGGCCGTTTGCAGCTGCTTGACTTGCAGCTCCGTGAGGTCCTGCTTGTGCTCCAGCAGCTCCCGCAGGCGCTGAATGTTCTGCGTGGAGCCCATGAAGGCCGCCAGCCGCTCATTGGCGCGAGCCGTGGCGCCGGCGTTGCTGGTGTCGCCAGCCACAATACGGGTGTTGGAGCGCCACTCCGCTTCAGCGGATTGCGTGTAGAGGCGCTGGTACTCGGCGGAGTATTGGGTGAGGAACTGCTCGGCCTGGTCGCGCCAGTTGGGCGCAGCCGCGGACTGCGGCGCGGCCGTTGCAGGGGTAGCGGGGACCGTGGCTGTTTGCGTGGCCGTGGGGGAGCAGGCAGCCAGGGTAGCGGCAGTGAGGAGTGGGAGGAAAGCGCGGGGCATTAGAGTTGGTTAGGAAAAGCGTTGTAAACCGACATACAAATCAAATTTGTCGCCGGCGGTCAGCACGGGAATATTCTCAGTCAACGCTTGGGCGATGATCAGTCGGTCAAATGGGTCGCGGTGATTTTCATCGGGATAAGCTAGAGAAGCTACTCGGAGAAAGTGCGCCGGTTGCAACGGAAGGGTGTCAATGCCGCGGCGGGTTGCGGCCGCCATACTTGTTGACAAATCAATAGCTAGCTTGTGAGAACTGATTTTAATAGCCATTTCCCACCACGTGGCCGCACTAACCAACAAGGTGTTGTTGGTATCGAGTAGTAACGCCGAAGCACTTGCGGAAAGTTGTGGATTATTGCTTTGATACCAAAGCAGCATGTGGGTATCGAGTAGTATCCGCATCAATCAATAGTCCTTGAAATCTTCTAAAGACTCATTGAAATCATCGGACATCCATATTTTACCTTGTAATTCGCCCACGCCCTGACGACGCTGCTCCGCCAGTTTGTCTTTTGACACGCCGCTACTGCTCAATGTGCCCGTAGCGCGGCGCTGGGCCAGAAAATCAGCGAAATCCACTACCTCCTGCTGTAGCTCAGCAGGCAAGGACTCCAGCGTTTGCAAAAGGTGTTGTACGTGTACCATACCACAAGGGAAAGCAAGCGAATAGTTTTCCGGTTCCGTTGGCGTTGCTGCTCTACGCCGCCTGCTGTTGCATCTTCAAATGGCAGTCCTTGTACTTCTTGCCGCTGCCGCAGGGGCAGGGCGAGTTGCGGCCGAACTTGCGGCGGGTGCGCAGCTGCTTAAGCCACTCGCGCGGGTCAGTGGCCCAGCGCAGGAAGCGTTTCTTAGGGTTCTGGCGGAAGGCCCGCAGCAGCAGCTCGTACAGCTCGGGGTGGTGCTCCTGGAGCTTCTCCGGCTTCTCGAAGAAGTACTCCGTCACGACGGCAAAAAACTCGGCTTCGTTGGTGCCGGCGTAGTCGTTGATTTCGGAGTGGCCGGCCCGGATGGCGGCTATTTCGCGCTGCATTACTGCTTCCCAGGCCGGACGCAGCTCCGGGGGCAGGGCCGCAGCCGGCACGCCGTCAATTACCCCATCGGCCTGGTCGAGCAGGTGGGCAAACTCGTGAATGCCCACGTTCTGCTTATCAAGAGCGTCGCGGAAGCCTTGCTCCAGCGAGGCCTTGGAGAGGTGCATGTAGTGGGAGTTGGCCGACTGGAAGTTGCGGACGCTGCCCAGCAGAGTGCCTTGCAAGGGCGTTACTTCCTGGCTGGGGTCTTTGGGTTCCTGCCAGGCATCGGGCACCACCAGCACTTCGCTCAGGCTGCTGTATTCCCAACCGGGCAGGTTGAATACAGGAATAATGGCCGAGGCCGCCACGAGCAGGCGCGTGGTATCTTCCACGTCGGTTTGCACGCCGGTGATGCGCGTGCCGGCCAGAAACACCTGCACTTTCTTTTCGAACCGCTGCTTGTCACCAGGGGTCAGCGACAAGTAAAAGGCCACGCGCTCGGAAAGAATCTGGCGCCACCCGGCCGGAAATTCCTCGGCCAAGGCGGCCTCACGGCGGCGCGTATCACGCGTGACGTAGCGGTAAAAGGCAAATCCAACCCCCACTACCAGCAAAGCAAACAGCAAGTAAGACATGGCGGCGTAAACGAGCCGCGGGCGTTGGCAGTTGCGTGCCGTAGGCAGTACCGCTGGCTCTGTAGCCGGCGCACGAGCCGCAGGCGAGTATTCGGAATTTCGCCGGGTGAATCTCGCGCGTGGAAACTCGCCTGCGGCTCGTGTGCCGAGTAAAACTCAGCGGTAGTTGCCGCACTATAGCTCCGGCAGGTGCTCGTGCAGCCGTTCGCGCAGCAGGTCTTGCAGCACGTGGTCGAGGAACTGGAATTTGTCGGGGATGCGCAGGGTGATGAGGGGCTTGCCGGCCAGGGCCTCGGCGAACTTATGGCGCAGCAAGTCGGCGTGCTTGCGCTCCATCACAAACACCACATCGGCCCAGCCTAGGTGGCCGGCCGTGACGCGCACCCGGGCGCCGGGCTCGGTGCCGGCCGAGCGGGCCACGTAGGTGGCGTGCCCATCGAAGAGGTGCTCGGCCGTGAGGCTGCGCCAGCGGTTTTGGCTGCAAATAAACAAGAGCTGGCGGGCGCCGGCAGGGACTACAGACACGGGAGAGAAGCTTCAGAATGGAGCCGCAGCCGGCGAGCTGCGGCTATCAGCGGGCAAACATACGCAGACGCAAGCCTTAACCGTGCCCGCCGCGGTGCATATAGCCAGCAGCGGCGTCCGCCCACGGCGGTTCGCTTTTCCACCCTTTGCATCCGCGACTTATCATGGCCGACAACCAACAACCCTCCACTCCGCAAGACGACCAGCAGGCCCTCAACACCCAGCGCGGCACCGGCCAAACCGGCCAGCAGCCCATCATCGACGCTGGCGAAGGCGTGCAAATGGGCGATGCCCGCTACCACCTGCACAGCGCCGCTAAAGGCGACGAAGACTATATCAACGGCGACACTGGCAAAGACGACAGCGTGCAGAAACCCGAACAGGACAAGCTGTAATTGCAGACCGACGCTTACACCAAAACGCCTGCTCCACTTAGTGGGGCAGGCGTTTTTGATTCCGTTATAGAGGACGGTTGTCATTCCGAGCACAGCGAGGAATCTGGGTTTCAGATAATGTGGATCTGAAAACTTCGTCTATACTGCGTTGGTCTTCTCAGTGGCTGTGTGTGGCGTCACCGAAATCCGCGCAATTCGAGCAGCCCGATTAATCCTTTCAGATTCCTCCCTACGGTCGGAATGACACGGTGGCCGACTAGGCTATTCTACCAGCGACACGCGGACTTTCTTGCCTTTGACCTTGGCGCCGAGCAAACGCTCCACCACTTCAGCGGCCTGCTGGCGGGGTACGGCCACGTAGCTATAATAGTCAAACACCTCGATGCGGCCCACCTGCTCCCGGTCCACGCCGCCCACGTTGACAAAGGCGCCCACCAGGTCGTGGGCGCTGACTTTATCCTTCTTGCCGGCCGATACATGCAGGGTCACGTTTTCGGGGCGGGGGGCTTTGGGGGCGGCGGGCGGCAGCTGAGGTGCGTGCAGGGGCTGCCACTGGATGCCTGCGGCCACGGGCCATTTCTTCACCTGGGCTTGTTCTTTCTCAGTTGCCAGAATATGGGCCGTGCCCGTGGCGCCGGCCCGGGCCGTGCGGCCGGCGCGGTGCTGAAAGGCCTCGGGCTTGTCGGGGGCGTCGTACTGCACCACCGTGTCGAGGGCCGTTACGTCGATGCCGCGGGCGGCTACGTCGGTGGCTACCAGCACCTGGCTGGAGCCGTTGCGAAGCTTGAGCAGGGCTTTGTCGCGCTCCGGCTGGGGCATTTTGCCGTGGAGCACTTCGGCCGCTACGCCGCGTCCCTGCAAGAAGCGCGTCAGCTCCACGCACCGCTCACGGGTGTTGCAGAAGATGAGGGCGCGGCCAGTTTCGGGCTGCTGGAGCAGGTGGTAGAGGGCGGCGGGCTTTTTCTCGACCGGTCCCACGTGCCCGCGCAGCAGCAGGTTTTCGGGCAGCTCGTCGGTGTCCTGGCCGGCGTTGACCACGCGAGGCCGGGTCAGGTTCTTGCGAATCAGCTCCACCACCTTGTCCGACATCGTAGCCGAAAACAGCAGGGTTTGGCGGCGGCGGGGCAGGCGCTTCACAATCTCCACCAGCTCATCCTGAAAGCCCAGCTCCAGCAGCTTGTCGGCCTCGTCCAGAATCAGGGTTTTGAGCTGGTTGGGCACGATGCTGCGCCGCTCCAGGTGGTCGAGCAGGCGGCCGGGCGTGGCTACTACCACGTGCGGGGCCTGGGTGAGCGAGGCAGTTTCTTCCCGAAAGGCGTGGCCACCGTAAAAGGCCGCTACGCGCAGATTTGGCAGGTATTTGCCCAGCTTTTTGAGGGCGTCGCGCACTTGCAGGGCCAGCTCCCGGGCCGGCACCAGCACCACTACCTGCACGGCATCGAGCTTCAGGTCCAGGTGTTGCAGCACCGAGAGGCCATAGGCGCCAGTTTTGCCCGAGCCCGTCGGGGCCTGCCCGGCTACGTCCTGTCCGGCCAGGGCCATGGGCACTACCTGCTCCTGCACGGGCGTGGGAGCGGTGAATTCCAGCTCTTCCAGCGCGCGTAAAAGTTCAGGGGCCAGGCCAAGGTCGGCAAATGATAAGGTTGGTGCAGTCATGCCGCAAAGGTAGGGACTTAGGGGCTTGGGGGCTTAGGGGCTTAGAGGAATAGCAGGCTGGCGGCCGACGCCTCGCCTCCGACAAGAAGTCGGCCGCCAAGGCCGCTAGTCACTCAATCACTCATCTACTCATCCACTCATCCACTCATTCCCCCACATCCACCAGCTTATACCGCACGGCGGAGGGCTTGGGGCGGATGTCGAGGCCGACGTGGTGGGCGTAGGCCTTGGTGAAGCAGGCGCCGAAGTAGAAAATCATCGACGAATAGAACACGAACAGCAGCACCAGCACCATGCTGGACGCGGGGCCGTAGATGGGGCCCAGGTTGCGGGGCACCAGCAGGTAGCCCAGGGCCGTTTCGCCCAGGTCGATGAGCACGGCCGTGAGCAGGGCGCCCCGCAGCACGGCCCGCCCCGGCACGTGGGCGCTGCTCAGGTTGCGGAACGTGACACCAAACCACGCCGCCAGAATCAGCAGCGACGCCAGCTGGTTGACCACCTGAAACAACACGTAGCCAAACGTAGCGTCGAAGCCCAGGGTGCGCAGGTAATCGGCCAGAAAGACCAGGGCCGCATCCGACAGAAACGCAACCAACGACAACAAGCCCGTGGCCAGCAGTACGCCCAGGGAGCGGGTCCGGGCTTTCAGCAGCTTGCCGAGGCGGCCGTGGGAGCTGCGCCGGGGCCGCACCTGCCAGAGCTGGTTCAGGGAGTTTTGAATGACGCCAAACAGGGTGGTGGCAACGAAGAGGAGAAACCCAAAGCCCAGCCACGTTACCAGGCGGTTGCGCTGCACGTCGGCCACGTTGCGCAGAATCTGCTCGACCAGCCCGGCGGCCGGAGCGCCCAGCAGGTGGGCCAGCTTGGTGAGCAGCAGCCCCTGCACCGCCGAAGCCGAATATAGGGAGCCCAGCAGCTGCACGAGAATAATAAGAATGGGCGGCAGGGCAAACGTGGTAAAGAAAGCCGTGGCCGCGCCCAGGCGCAGCGGGTCGTTGGCGGCCAGCTCCCGGCCCGCCCGGCGCAGCAGAATCAGAAAATCGGTCCAGAAGGTGCGCCGGAGGTGGCCGGGCTCACGTACTTTTGTCATCAGGCGTGCCGCTCGGCTATGGGCTGCCAGGCTGGGTGGGCGCGAAGGTAGCGCACAGCTTCCGTATCGGCTTGGCATTCACGGGCTATAGGCTGCCGAGCCGAAGTCAGAAAAGACTTCGGCGCTTCGTAATAAATCCAGTCGACAAGCCCCCGTTTTCGTTCAACGACCGGGCGCGTACCGCGCGCCTCCACCTCTGTGACCCAGCCCCTCGTACCGCCGCCCACCTCGCCGCCGCCCGCCAGCTGGCTCCGTCGCCGGGTGCTCCAGCCCCTGCTCGACCTGCTGAAGCAGGGCCTCACGCCCCACCAGCTGGCCCTCACGGCGGCCCTGGGCTCGGCCTTCGGGCTGGTGCCGATGCTGGGGGTTACCACGCTGATGAGTACGGTAACGGCCGTGCGGCTGCGGCTTAATGTGGCGGCCATGCTGCTCATTGCCCACCTCTGGAGCCCGGTGCAGCTGCTGCTGATTATTCCGATGATGCGCCTCGGCGCCCGGCTCTGGGGCAGCGCCGGACCGGCCCTCACCCTCGCCAAGCTCCAGCACCTGTTCTCCTCCGACTGGCTGGCCGCCCTGCGCCTGCTCTGGCACGCCTTGCTCGGTGCCTTGGCGCTTTGGGCCGTCGGCAGCGTGGTGCTGGGCACCCTGTTCTACTTCGTGCTCCGCCCCATCCTGAGCCGTGTAATGGCGCGGAAATTAGAGGTGAGAAGTGAGAGGTGAGAAGTGAGACAGTAGAACAGCAGCCCCGACTGGGCGACATGCCGGTAGAAACCAGTAAAGAATAAACATTCAAAGCCCCGGCGGGGCGGCACCATTCGTCTTTGGACGGTAGGTGCCGCCCCGCCGGGGCTTTGGGTATTCGGGCAACGGCGGGTTGCCGGAGCTGGTTACGCCCGCTGGTACACCGGCGTGGTTTGCAGCAGGTACTGCACCAGCGGCTCCTGCGAGTTGGGGTCGATAAGCATGAGGTCGACAAACTGGGCCTGGGTGAGGTTGCCCTGGAGAACCGGGCCCAACTCTTGTAGGAAGCTGGGGTCCTGCTGCTCGGTGTGGAAGCCCAGCAGCAGCCGCGGCGCCTCGTTGGGGGCATTCTGCAGGTGCATCTGCGTCAGGTACACGGCCTGGATGTGGGGCTGCTGGGCGCAGTAGGCGCGCAGGGCTTCAATCAGGGCAGTGGGTTCTTCGGCGGGCTGGCTCAGGGCCACCTGCATGTCCTGGGGGGCGGGTGCCTCAAACAGCTGCCCGGCCAGCAGGGCCTGAATCTCGTCAGCGGCCAGCAGCTTGCCCAGGGACGAGAAGGGGTTGAGGGCGCAGTCGGCGTTCTGCACCATCTGAAAGAAGTCGTGGCCGCGCAGGCGCAGGTAGGTTACCGAGTTTTCGGGTACGGCGCCGTTGTCGTAGATGCGCTCCAGGGAGGTAAAGACCGGAATCTTGCTGTCGTGCAATACTTGCAGCTGGATTTCCATGCCTTCCTGGGGCGTCAGCTCGCCGGGCTCCTGGCCTTCTTTGGGCGCCATCACCACGTACACTTCCTCGCCCAGCAGCGCCTGGTAGAAGGGGCTGCGAAACTGCGGGTCCATGGCGGCTTGCAGCAGGAGCTGCTCCAGGATGTTGGTGGGCTGGAAGGCCAGCTGCTCCGGGGCGAGCTGGGCTGGCTGCTCGGGCATGGAAATGGGCGGCGCGGGCGGAATAAACGGCACGGGCGCCGGTGCCGGGGCGTCGGGCATCTGGTAGTTGGCTCCCTTGTAGCGCGGCCCGGCAGGCTTGGCGGACTCGGGGGCGGGGGAGACGGCGCCCTCCGTGGGGGTGGGGGACGGGGTAGGAGCAGGGGCCGGATCGGCCTCGGGTTTCTTCTTCAGGAAATCAAACAGACCCATAGCAAAACAACAGATTAGAGCTGCAAGCTAAGCAGGTTTACCGGAAGATGCAGGCAGAACAGGGCATAAATGCTCGATTTTGGGCCGGCCGGACCTAGCCTGGAGCTTAACGCCAGCGCCGCAGAAAGTCCTGGCGGAAGGCCGCACCCAGGGGCCGCACCTGCCCGGCCACCGTGAGCCGGCTGCTTTCCAGGCGCTCCACCCGGCGCAGGGGCACCACGAAGGATTTGTGCACCCGCACGAAGTAGGCGGCGGGCAGCTCCTGAGGCAGGCGGCGCAGGGTGTCGGGCACCACCACGCGGCCGGCGGCGGGGTGCACCTTCACGTAGTTGCCGTAGGCCTCCAGCCAAAGAATATCGGCCAAATTGACGCGGTGCGTGGTGGTTCCGTTGCGCAGCAGCAGTGACAGCACAAGCCGCAGCCATTCGGCGGCGCGCAGCCGGTGGGGGCGGCCACAGCTCAGAAGCGGAGGCAGCAGAACTGGACATGAAACCAGGGAAGAAACTCCCACCGGCAAGTGCCCCGATGCTGCCGCCAAGGTGCGGGGCTGCCCTGCGCGGGCCAATGCGGCGGGATAGACGGGGCTTGCCCGCCCACGGGTACGGCTGCTATAGCTTTCCGGGGCGTTCATTAGGCCGGCTTCGGAAGGCGGCGGCACGGGAGCAGCTTTGCGGCAGTTCTTCCCGGCTTGGCGGCTGGTCTCCTGGGAAGAACAGGTTGCTCCTGTTTCACTCACTTTTCTGTTTTTTGCCTCTATGAAAAAGCTCCCTCTGCTCCTGGCGCTGCTGCTGCTGTTCATCACCGCCCGCGGCCAGGCTCCGCACTCGCCGGCGGGCCTGTGGCAAGGCGCCCTCAATCTGCCCACCACCCAGCTGCGGGTGCAGTTCAGGCTCACGGCGCGCGAAGGTGGGTCCCTGACCGGTACTATCTCGGTGCCCCAGCAAAACCTCCAGGACATGCCTTTCTCGGGTGTAGTGGTGCGAGCCGACAGCGTACTGGCTACGCTGGAGAAGCTACAGGCGCGGTTTCGGGGCCGGCTTTCGGCCAGCGGGCAGGAGCTGACGGGCGTGTGGCAGCAGAGCGGCGCCCAACTGCCCCTGGCCCTCACGCGCACCAGCGAAGCGGCCGTGGCGGCCGCGGCCCCGCGCCGGCCCCAGCTGCCAGTAGGGCCGTTCCCGTACCGCAGCGAGGACGTGACCTTCGCCAACCCCACCGCTAACCTCAGCCTGGCCGGCACGCTTACCCTGCCCGCCGGCCAAGGGCCTTTTCCGGCCGTGGTGCTGGTCAGCGGCTCGGGCCCCCAGGACCGCGACGAAACCATCTTCGGCCATAAGCCCTTCCTCGTGCTGGCCGACTATCTGACCCGCCGCGGCTTTGCCGTGCTGCGCTACGACGACCGGGGCGTGGGCCAGTCGCAGGGCACCCACGCCGGGGCTACCACCGCCGACTTCACCACCGATGCCCAAGCCGCGCTGGCTTACCTGCGGCGCCACCCCGGCATCAAGCCGCGCCGCGTGGGCATGATTGGGCACAGCGAGGGCGGGCTGATTGTGTGGCAGGCGGCTGCCCAGCCCGCCGGGCCCGACGTTGCCGTGACCCTGGCCGGCACGGGCCTGCCCGGCACCGAGGTGCTGCTGCGCCAGCAAACCGACCTGGGCCGGGCGGCCGGCCTGGACACCGCCGCCCTCGGGCAGATTCGGCGGGTGCATACGGCCCTGTTTGCGGAAATGCGCCGCCTGCCGGCCACGCTGAGCCAGGACGAGCTTCGGCAGCAGCTTGCCACCAAGCTGCGCCAGCTCTACCCCAGCCTGAGCCAGGACCAGGCCCTGGCCCAGACGAAGAGCATTGCCGGGCCCTGGCTGCGCTACTTTCTGCTTACCGACCCCGCCGGCAGCCTGCGGCAGGTGAAGTGCCCCGTTCTGGCCCTCAACGGCACCAAAGACCTGCAAGTAGCCGCCGACGTACACCTGCCCGCCATTGAGCGGGCCCTGAAAGCCGGCGGCAACCGCAACGTAACCGTGCGCGCCCTGCCCGGCCTGAACCACCTGTTCCAGACCGCCGCCACCGGTTCCGAGAAGGAGTATGCCACCATCGAAGAAACCTTCTCCCCCGCGGCCCTGGAAATTATCGGCACTTGGCTGGCCCAGCACGCCAAGTAGCCGCCACGCCACCTTGGTAAGCACCAGCCCCCAGCACGCCACCGATGGTGTGGCCTGTTGGGGGCTGGTGTTTGTGGAGCAGTTTTACAGGAAGTTTATAAACCGTCCTGCTCTATCTGGCGTCCGCTTGTCGAAGCATCTCTACCTCTGGCTAACTGCTGACGCTTGTTCAACGAAGCGGGAGAGATGCTTCGATTGCGCGGACGCCAGATAGAGCAGGACCGGGCAAAGGTGCTCTGGGCGACTTCCTAAACCGCTTCAGCGTCAATTCAGGCTGCTGTGCTAGCCGATTATTGCCCGTCGGAGCCGTTACAGCGGCCCAGCAGGTCGGAGGTTTCGCGGATGGTGTAAGGCGGGTTGTGGTTGCCCCAGTTTGTTTGCACGAAGTTGAGCAGGTTGGTAATCTGCGAGTCGGTCAGGTCCTCGTGGCCGGGCATAATCTGGTTGTACTCAATGCCGTTCACGACCATCGGCCCCCGCGCGCCTTTCCGAATTAGGCAGGGCAGCTCGGCGCGGTGCCGGGCCACGTAGTCGGCCCCCGCTACGGGCGGAATAAGGCGGCGCAAGCCCTGGCCCTGCTCGCCGTGGCAGCTGGCGCAGTGGGTCTGGTAGAGCTGGGCGCCTTCGTTTTTGCGCTCCGTAAAGCAGCCGCTCAGCCCCGCGGCTACCAGCAGCCCGGCCGCCCCAAGGGCGCTCAGGTGCCGCAGCGTGGGCAGGAGCCTGCTCATCGGGCGGCCGTTTGCCGGGTTTCGGCTTCTTCTTTGAGCAGGATGGGCAGGTCGCGGATGAGCTGGTCAACCTGGTCTTTCTCCATGCCATCGTACACGCCCCGGATGCGCCGCCGCGAATCGACCAGGGCGAAGGCGCCGCTGTGCGCGAAGCCGCCGGCCACGGTGGAATCTTTCTGGGCGGCAGTCATATAGGCGCGGGCCAGGGCAAACACCGTGTCGTGGGGGGCGGTGGCGAAGTGCCAGCGCGAGGCGTCCCGGATGCCCAGACGCTGGGCGTAATCCTTCAGCACCGGAATGGAGTCGTGGGCCGGGTCGATGGTGTGGCTCAGGAACAGCACGTTGGGGTTGCCCTTGAACTGCTCGTACACGCGCAGCATTTCGCTTTGCATCTTGGGGCAGATGCTGGGGCAGGAGGCGAAAAAGAAGTCGGTGACGTAGACCTTGCCGGCGAAGGTTTGGTTGGTAATCACCTGGCCGTCCTGGTTGGTGAGGCGAAAGGCCGGCACGGGGTCGGGCAGTGTATCGGCCGGGGAAGTGGGAGCGGAGCGCTTCAGGCCCTGAATGGGCAGGCGCTCCGCCACTTTCGCTTGGTTAGCATCGGTGCAGGCGGTTGGCAGCAGACTGCCAAAAGCCAGTAGGCCCGCCACGGCGGCGCGGCCCCAGGAAAAACGCAAATTGAAAGACATCATACGCAGTTAGCGGGCCGAAGCAGCCCCTGATACTAGCAACCGGGCCGAGTCCTGACTGGTTCGAAATAACACGCCTACCGAGTCGATGCGACGCTGCTGCCCGGCAAAGTAGCTCAGGCGCCGCGCCACGGCCATCGTGTCGGCGGGCTTGCGGTAGCGGTGCATCCAGTCCATCATGGCAGCTTCGGCGGCCAGCAATGCCCGGCGCTGCCGGCCGGCGGCCAGCGTGTCGAGGTTCGGCGCTTTCTGCAACTGCTGGCGTAGGCGGTAGAGCTGGTCCATCTGAGCCATCAGCTCGTCGTGGCGGGCCAGCACGGCTTTCTCGGCCGCTTCGGCCTGCTGTTCCTCACTCTGCAACGACAAACAGCCCGCCAGCATCGGCAGCAGGCAAACCAGGTAGAAAAAGCGGAGGTGTTTCACGCCCGCAAAGGTAGGGAGGAAGTGATGAGGTGAAGAGGTAACAGGTAACAGGTAACAGGTGACAAGTAAGAAAGACCGTCATGCTGAG
This region of Hymenobacter sp. YIM 151500-1 genomic DNA includes:
- a CDS encoding type II toxin-antitoxin system VapC family toxin; this encodes MRILLDTHMLLWYQSNNPQLSASASALLLDTNNTLLVSAATWWEMAIKISSHKLAIDLSTSMAAATRRGIDTLPLQPAHFLRVASLAYPDENHRDPFDRLIIAQALTENIPVLTAGDKFDLYVGLQRFS
- a CDS encoding type II toxin-antitoxin system VapB family antitoxin, with the translated sequence MVHVQHLLQTLESLPAELQQEVVDFADFLAQRRATGTLSSSGVSKDKLAEQRRQGVGELQGKIWMSDDFNESLEDFKDY
- a CDS encoding zinc-dependent peptidase, which gives rise to MSYLLFALLVVGVGFAFYRYVTRDTRRREAALAEEFPAGWRQILSERVAFYLSLTPGDKQRFEKKVQVFLAGTRITGVQTDVEDTTRLLVAASAIIPVFNLPGWEYSSLSEVLVVPDAWQEPKDPSQEVTPLQGTLLGSVRNFQSANSHYMHLSKASLEQGFRDALDKQNVGIHEFAHLLDQADGVIDGVPAAALPPELRPAWEAVMQREIAAIRAGHSEINDYAGTNEAEFFAVVTEYFFEKPEKLQEHHPELYELLLRAFRQNPKKRFLRWATDPREWLKQLRTRRKFGRNSPCPCGSGKKYKDCHLKMQQQAA
- a CDS encoding low molecular weight protein tyrosine phosphatase family protein, coding for MSVVPAGARQLLFICSQNRWRSLTAEHLFDGHATYVARSAGTEPGARVRVTAGHLGWADVVFVMERKHADLLRHKFAEALAGKPLITLRIPDKFQFLDHVLQDLLRERLHEHLPEL
- a CDS encoding DEAD/DEAH box helicase encodes the protein MTAPTLSFADLGLAPELLRALEELEFTAPTPVQEQVVPMALAGQDVAGQAPTGSGKTGAYGLSVLQHLDLKLDAVQVVVLVPARELALQVRDALKKLGKYLPNLRVAAFYGGHAFREETASLTQAPHVVVATPGRLLDHLERRSIVPNQLKTLILDEADKLLELGFQDELVEIVKRLPRRRQTLLFSATMSDKVVELIRKNLTRPRVVNAGQDTDELPENLLLRGHVGPVEKKPAALYHLLQQPETGRALIFCNTRERCVELTRFLQGRGVAAEVLHGKMPQPERDKALLKLRNGSSQVLVATDVAARGIDVTALDTVVQYDAPDKPEAFQHRAGRTARAGATGTAHILATEKEQAQVKKWPVAAGIQWQPLHAPQLPPAAPKAPRPENVTLHVSAGKKDKVSAHDLVGAFVNVGGVDREQVGRIEVFDYYSYVAVPRQQAAEVVERLLGAKVKGKKVRVSLVE
- a CDS encoding YihY/virulence factor BrkB family protein, translating into MTKVREPGHLRRTFWTDFLILLRRAGRELAANDPLRLGAATAFFTTFALPPILIILVQLLGSLYSASAVQGLLLTKLAHLLGAPAAGLVEQILRNVADVQRNRLVTWLGFGFLLFVATTLFGVIQNSLNQLWQVRPRRSSHGRLGKLLKARTRSLGVLLATGLLSLVAFLSDAALVFLADYLRTLGFDATFGYVLFQVVNQLASLLILAAWFGVTFRNLSSAHVPGRAVLRGALLTAVLIDLGETALGYLLVPRNLGPIYGPASSMVLVLLFVFYSSMIFYFGACFTKAYAHHVGLDIRPKPSAVRYKLVDVGE
- a CDS encoding DUF2062 domain-containing protein, with translation MTQPLVPPPTSPPPASWLRRRVLQPLLDLLKQGLTPHQLALTAALGSAFGLVPMLGVTTLMSTVTAVRLRLNVAAMLLIAHLWSPVQLLLIIPMMRLGARLWGSAGPALTLAKLQHLFSSDWLAALRLLWHALLGALALWAVGSVVLGTLFYFVLRPILSRVMARKLEVRSER
- a CDS encoding enhanced serine sensitivity protein SseB — translated: MGLFDFLKKKPEADPAPAPTPSPTPTEGAVSPAPESAKPAGPRYKGANYQMPDAPAPAPVPFIPPAPPISMPEQPAQLAPEQLAFQPTNILEQLLLQAAMDPQFRSPFYQALLGEEVYVVMAPKEGQEPGELTPQEGMEIQLQVLHDSKIPVFTSLERIYDNGAVPENSVTYLRLRGHDFFQMVQNADCALNPFSSLGKLLAADEIQALLAGQLFEAPAPQDMQVALSQPAEEPTALIEALRAYCAQQPHIQAVYLTQMHLQNAPNEAPRLLLGFHTEQQDPSFLQELGPVLQGNLTQAQFVDLMLIDPNSQEPLVQYLLQTTPVYQRA
- a CDS encoding LytR/AlgR family response regulator transcription factor, with the protein product MLSLLLRNGTTTHRVNLADILWLEAYGNYVKVHPAAGRVVVPDTLRRLPQELPAAYFVRVHKSFVVPLRRVERLESSRLTVAGQVRPLGAAFRQDFLRRWR
- a CDS encoding alpha/beta hydrolase family protein, producing the protein MKKLPLLLALLLLFITARGQAPHSPAGLWQGALNLPTTQLRVQFRLTAREGGSLTGTISVPQQNLQDMPFSGVVVRADSVLATLEKLQARFRGRLSASGQELTGVWQQSGAQLPLALTRTSEAAVAAAAPRRPQLPVGPFPYRSEDVTFANPTANLSLAGTLTLPAGQGPFPAVVLVSGSGPQDRDETIFGHKPFLVLADYLTRRGFAVLRYDDRGVGQSQGTHAGATTADFTTDAQAALAYLRRHPGIKPRRVGMIGHSEGGLIVWQAAAQPAGPDVAVTLAGTGLPGTEVLLRQQTDLGRAAGLDTAALGQIRRVHTALFAEMRRLPATLSQDELRQQLATKLRQLYPSLSQDQALAQTKSIAGPWLRYFLLTDPAGSLRQVKCPVLALNGTKDLQVAADVHLPAIERALKAGGNRNVTVRALPGLNHLFQTAATGSEKEYATIEETFSPAALEIIGTWLAQHAK
- a CDS encoding c-type cytochrome; translation: MSRLLPTLRHLSALGAAGLLVAAGLSGCFTERKNEGAQLYQTHCASCHGEQGQGLRRLIPPVAGADYVARHRAELPCLIRKGARGPMVVNGIEYNQIMPGHEDLTDSQITNLLNFVQTNWGNHNPPYTIRETSDLLGRCNGSDGQ
- a CDS encoding SCO family protein, which translates into the protein MSFNLRFSWGRAAVAGLLAFGSLLPTACTDANQAKVAERLPIQGLKRSAPTSPADTLPDPVPAFRLTNQDGQVITNQTFAGKVYVTDFFFASCPSICPKMQSEMLRVYEQFKGNPNVLFLSHTIDPAHDSIPVLKDYAQRLGIRDASRWHFATAPHDTVFALARAYMTAAQKDSTVAGGFAHSGAFALVDSRRRIRGVYDGMEKDQVDQLIRDLPILLKEEAETRQTAAR